Proteins found in one Miscanthus floridulus cultivar M001 chromosome 4, ASM1932011v1, whole genome shotgun sequence genomic segment:
- the LOC136548505 gene encoding uncharacterized protein — translation MGYNKNAALKATHAHEGKSSSQEKKKKVKDDSSSEEEESDEEVALIIRNFRKFIKKKSNRKTYDDGKRSNMKRFCYGCGQTSHFIDDCPNEKKKNKYNKDEDKKNKGKKRG, via the coding sequence atgggatacaacaagaatGCAGCCCTAAAGGCAACTCATGCTCATGAAGGCAAATCTTctagtcaagagaagaagaagaaagtgaaggatgattcctcaagtgaagaagaagagtccgatgaagaagttgcactcatcattagaaactttagaaagttcataaagaagaagagcaaccgcAAGACTTACGATGATGGGAAGAGAAGCAACATGAAGAGGTTTTGCTATGGGTGTGGCCAAACCAGTCACTTCATAgatgattgtcctaatgagaagaagaagaacaagtacaacaaggatgaagacaagaagaacaaaggcaagaagagaggttaa